From Vitis vinifera cultivar Pinot Noir 40024 chromosome 5, ASM3070453v1, the proteins below share one genomic window:
- the LOC100855002 gene encoding uncharacterized protein LOC100855002, whose translation MSLSQDLRKLTEAGLLTALTPRPLPQPIPAQFRMDLHCAYHQGLGHETDRCTALRHAIQDQICQGLVHLDQPSVTTNPLPTHTTHAVPPPAGGIHLLDFDETDDHVYMLSWDDSDPKPIMPTKIYETSGVTLEPQMPAPFRLVPEAASVQAATSKPLTFIRYSVQMPYILILDVEEVRAPHVDISQTPDIQYVLRGGRVMRQPPPAAVRPVEGTSASEEVRVEDDEILRQLQSTQARISIWSLLASSSTHRDALIRALSQIRVETTTTPEGLIHMMTAGRATCIVFSDDNLPPEGSDHTRPLYISVGCSGRRVPSILLDNSSTLNVCPLATTIALGYAPSDFGPSTQTVRAYDSTRREVMGTLEIELLISPATFVTVFQVLRIPTSFNLLLGRPWIHRVGAIPSSLHQKVKFIHDGQVIVVQSVGDMFIAAEPMLEISHTDDDLFLTGFTFDEVQTVEIEDFCRDFVVMSFDQHSSTVVLNIMRSMSYLPGMGLRRRQHGPHEFIAIPDHDVPFGLGFIPTEVDYLYMVRLRKERVRAQLTHTPFYYPMRPYTKSLADYFVRASEPHTPSDGIIGGLSTTQEADLQHLVQQLRLRDGAPGPSTFVLITSSSPDRTSLMTLCFPDEIDDHGTFVKISDIVDGAGPHDEYIDEMLAMSLSPIEERVHPGLTSPFDLFGVSFIEIVEEIQTAPTPEITKDAIAVVDLIDGPVGLIEGVSDFVDSPLSFDVLSGFVSHPDYVSDFSSMDLSIF comes from the coding sequence ATGTCGTTGAGCCAGGATCTTCGGAAGCTTACAGAGGCTGGTTTATTGACTGCTCTCACCCCTCGGCCACTACCTCAGCCTATTCCAgctcagttcaggatggatttGCATTGTGCTTATCATCAGGGGCTTGGACATGAGACCGATCGATGCACCGCTCTGAGGCACGCTATTCAGGATCAGATATGccagggtttggtacacttggATCAGCCAAGTGTGACCACAAACCCGTTGCCGACCCacaccacacatgcagttcctccacCAGCCGGTGGTATTCATTTGTTGGACTTTGATGAGACCGACGATCATGTTtatatgttgagttgggatgattcAGACCCAAAGCCTATCATGCCAACTAAGATTTACGAGACGAGTGGGGTGACTCTAGAGCCGCAGATGCCCGCTCCATTCCGATTAGTTCCTGAGGCAGCATCTGTACAGGCGGCCACTTCCAAGCCTCTGACATTCATACGCTATAGCGTTCAGATGCCGTACATTCTGATCCTGGATGTTGAGGAGGTTCGGGCTCCACATGTTGATATTTCTCAGACTCCGGACATCCAGTATGTCCTCCGAGGGGGTAGAGTGATGCGACAGCCACCTCCCGCAGCAGTTAGGCCAGTTGAGGGTACATCTGCTTCCGAGGAGGTCAGAGTAGAGGATGATGAGATCTTGAGGCAGctacagagcactcaggctcgtatcTCCATCTGGAGTTTGTTGGCATCTTCGAGTACTCACCGAGATGCATTGATTCGAGCCCTGAGCCAGATCAGAGTTGAGACCACCACCACTCCTGAGGGTTTGATTCACATGATGACGGCTGGCCGAGCCACATGTATCGTATTCTCGGACGACAATTTGCCACCGGAGGGCTCGGACCACACTCGACCACTCTACATATCTGTTGGCTGTTCAGGCCGCCGAGTTCCATCTATCCTTCTGGACAATAGCTCGAccctgaacgtatgtcctctTGCCACTACCATCGCCCTCGGATACGCTCCTTCTGATTTCGGTCCCTCCACTCAAACCGTTCGCGCATATGACAGTACTCGgagggaggtcatgggtacatTGGAGATCGAGCTGCTGATCAGTCCTGCCACTTTTGTCACAgtgtttcaggttttgaggattcctacatcctttaacctactTCTGGGCCGACCATGGATCCATAGAGTCGGggccattccttcttcccttcatcagaaggtgaagtttattcacgATGGTCAGGTCATCGTGGTGCAGTCTGTGGGAGACATGTTCATTGCTGCCGAGCCTATGCTCGAGATTAGTCACACTGATGACGATCTTTTTCTGACTGGATTCACCTTCGATGAGGTGCAGACCGTGGAGATAGAGGATTTCTGCCGGGATTTCGTAGTCATGTCCTTCGACCAACACAGCAGCACAGTGGTGCTTAATATTATGCGGAGCATGTCTTATCTTCCTGGCATGGGATTAAGGCGTCGTCAGCACGGGCCTCATGAGTTCATAGCCATCCCTGATCACGACGTACCGTTCGGACTCGGGTTCATCCCCACTGAGGTCGATTATCTCTATATGGTGCGATTGCGCAAGGAGAGGGTGAGGGCTCAACTGACTCATACTCCTTTCTATTATCCTATGCGTCCGTACACCAAGAGCCTAGCagattactttgtgagggcatcgGAGCCGCACACACCATCTGACGGGATCATCGGAGGACTTAGCACCACCCAGGAGGCCGATCTTCAGCACCTCGTCCAACAGTTACGATTGAGAGACGGAGCCCCTGGCCCTTCGACTTTTGTGTTGATCACTTCTTCTTCTCCGGATCGCACGAGCCTCATGACGCTTTGTTTCCCTGATGAGATTGATGATCATGGGACATTTGTCAAGATCAGCGACATAGTGGACGGAGCTGGGCCACATGACGAGTATATCGATGAAATGCTCGCGATGAGCCTGAGTCCGATCGAGGAGAGAGTTCATCCTGGGCTCACTTCACCCTTCGATCTTTTTGGGGTGTCTTTCATTGAGATCGTTGAGGAGATCCAGACAGCCCCTACTCCGGAGATTACTAAGGATGCTATAGCTGTTGTTGATTTGATTGACGGCCCTGTTGGCCTTATTGAGGGAGTGTCCGACTTTGTGGActcacctctttcatttgatgttttatcgggatttgtctcccatCCTGACTATGTTTCCGacttttcatctatggatttgagcattttttag